The Lachnospiraceae bacterium oral taxon 500 genome window below encodes:
- the acnA gene encoding aconitate hydratase AcnA, whose protein sequence is MLDKEKYQAELEGGQHYFDIVGWCAAHEVDIDELPFSIRLLLENNLRHYDGKYFTDEYLRRLSGWSKGYEAKEVPFLPGRILLQDLTGVPAAVDLAAMREKAAAMGLDPAAIYPRIPVDLVIDHSVSMDYTGTPEALAQNVELEFERNAERYRFLKWAENALPNFKVHAPGQGICHQVNLEQIAGVVLADDGLCYPDTVVGTDSHTTMINGLGVLGWGVGGIEAEAAMLGQPIYLLNPEVVGVELTGRLSDDVTATDLVLYLTHLLRKVKVVGKFVEYFGEGAESLGVTDRATVANMSPEYGATMGYFPVDEKTLDYLRLTGRTSGQIRLVENYCRKNKLFRGKGSRQPKYTQVVTVDLSAVRPALAGPKRPQDLVLLAETKASFAAGYPLRTEPRQADAATEKSGTFTLANGDIVLAAITSCTNTSNPQVILGAGLLAKKAVAAGLRVPGYVKTSFAPGSLAVTRYLQKAGLLPYLEKLGFAVAGYGCATCIGNSGPLSEEVSRQIKAGDLQVVGILSGNRNFEGRIHSLIPANYLASPLLVVAFALAGRIDIDLTTEPLGFTAEKKAVYFKDICPSREEIEEAVKAAVLPEFFRENASAFTEKWQALSGKNTPLYPWEPDSTYVRLPDFFDRLPQTGQALCFLEKAKVLGVLGDSITTDHISPAGSIALDSPAARYLTEHGTAPADFNSYGSRRGNHEVMMRGTFANIRLRNQMAGGKIGGYTMKDGRLLSIYDAAMEYQKEGTPLIMLAGKEYGTGSSRDWAAKGPLLLGVKAVIAESFERIHRSNLLGMGILPLEFLEGESAAGLGLSGTEEYTICLTGGWQPNVLLQVEAAGEGNRKSFAVRSRLDNEIEIEYFLNGGILNTVLLGLS, encoded by the coding sequence ATGCTGGATAAGGAGAAATATCAAGCGGAATTAGAGGGCGGGCAGCACTATTTTGATATTGTCGGCTGGTGCGCAGCACATGAGGTCGATATTGATGAACTGCCGTTTTCGATTCGCTTATTATTGGAAAATAATTTGCGTCATTATGATGGGAAATACTTCACCGATGAATATTTGCGCCGGCTTTCCGGCTGGAGCAAGGGCTATGAGGCGAAAGAGGTTCCTTTTTTGCCGGGGAGGATTTTGCTGCAGGATTTAACCGGCGTACCGGCAGCGGTTGATTTGGCGGCCATGCGCGAGAAAGCGGCGGCGATGGGGCTTGACCCGGCCGCTATATATCCGCGGATTCCGGTGGATTTGGTCATTGATCATTCTGTTTCCATGGATTATACCGGCACGCCCGAAGCGCTGGCTCAAAATGTGGAATTGGAGTTTGAGCGCAATGCCGAGCGCTATCGTTTTTTGAAATGGGCGGAAAATGCCCTGCCCAATTTTAAAGTACATGCACCGGGACAGGGAATTTGCCATCAGGTCAACTTGGAGCAAATCGCCGGCGTGGTGCTGGCTGATGACGGCCTGTGTTACCCGGATACGGTTGTCGGCACGGACAGCCATACGACCATGATTAATGGTCTGGGCGTCTTGGGCTGGGGTGTCGGCGGTATTGAAGCGGAAGCGGCCATGCTGGGGCAGCCGATTTATTTGCTGAATCCCGAAGTTGTGGGAGTTGAGCTGACGGGGCGTTTGTCGGACGACGTAACGGCCACCGATTTGGTTTTATATTTGACGCATTTGCTGCGTAAAGTTAAGGTTGTAGGTAAGTTCGTTGAATATTTCGGGGAAGGCGCAGAGAGTTTAGGCGTAACCGACCGGGCAACCGTTGCCAATATGTCGCCGGAATACGGTGCGACTATGGGCTATTTTCCGGTTGATGAAAAAACATTGGATTATTTGCGCCTGACCGGCCGCACGTCCGGGCAAATCCGGCTGGTTGAAAATTACTGCCGGAAGAATAAGCTGTTCCGGGGAAAAGGCAGTCGTCAGCCGAAGTATACGCAGGTAGTGACAGTTGATTTAAGTGCCGTCCGGCCGGCTTTGGCCGGGCCGAAACGGCCGCAGGATCTGGTGCTGCTGGCGGAGACGAAGGCCAGCTTTGCTGCCGGTTATCCGCTGCGGACAGAGCCGCGACAGGCAGATGCGGCCACAGAAAAAAGCGGTACATTTACTTTGGCTAACGGCGATATTGTGTTGGCGGCAATTACCAGCTGCACCAATACCTCCAATCCGCAGGTTATTTTGGGAGCGGGGCTTCTGGCTAAAAAAGCGGTTGCGGCCGGTTTACGGGTACCTGGTTATGTTAAGACCAGTTTTGCGCCGGGTTCTTTAGCTGTGACCCGTTATCTGCAAAAGGCAGGTCTGCTGCCCTATTTGGAGAAGTTGGGCTTTGCTGTGGCCGGTTATGGCTGTGCCACTTGTATCGGCAACAGCGGGCCTTTATCCGAGGAAGTCAGTCGGCAGATCAAAGCCGGGGACTTGCAGGTGGTTGGCATTTTAAGCGGCAACCGAAACTTTGAGGGGCGGATTCATTCGCTGATTCCGGCTAATTATCTGGCGTCGCCGCTTTTAGTGGTGGCTTTTGCTCTGGCCGGCCGAATTGATATTGATTTAACAACCGAACCGCTGGGCTTTACCGCAGAAAAGAAAGCGGTTTACTTTAAAGATATTTGCCCCAGCCGGGAAGAGATTGAGGAAGCCGTTAAGGCGGCAGTGCTGCCGGAGTTTTTCCGTGAGAATGCCAGCGCCTTTACCGAAAAATGGCAGGCGCTGTCGGGTAAAAACACGCCGCTTTATCCCTGGGAGCCGGATTCAACCTATGTCCGCCTGCCCGACTTTTTTGACCGTCTGCCGCAGACAGGACAAGCACTTTGCTTTTTGGAGAAAGCCAAAGTGTTGGGCGTTTTGGGCGATTCGATAACAACGGATCATATTTCCCCGGCGGGCAGTATTGCACTGGATAGCCCGGCTGCCCGATATTTGACCGAACATGGCACGGCGCCGGCTGATTTTAACTCCTACGGCTCACGGCGCGGCAATCATGAAGTGATGATGCGGGGAACTTTTGCCAATATCCGTCTGCGGAATCAAATGGCAGGTGGCAAAATCGGTGGCTACACCATGAAAGATGGGAGATTGTTGTCGATTTATGACGCGGCGATGGAGTATCAAAAAGAAGGAACGCCGCTGATTATGCTGGCCGGCAAGGAGTACGGTACCGGCAGCAGCCGGGACTGGGCGGCCAAGGGGCCGTTGCTGCTGGGGGTCAAGGCGGTCATTGCCGAAAGCTTTGAACGGATTCATCGCAGTAATTTGCTGGGCATGGGCATTTTGCCTTTGGAGTTTTTAGAAGGGGAATCGGCGGCAGGGCTTGGACTTAGCGGTACAGAGGAATATACCATTTGCCTGACCGGCGGCTGGCAGCCGAATGTACTTTTGCAGGTTGAGGCAGCGGGCGAGGGCAACCGGAAAAGCTTTGCAGTCAGAAGCCGGCTGGATAATGAAATCGAAATCGAATACTTTTTAAACGGCGGGATTTTAAATACGGTGTTATTGGGCTTATCATAG
- a CDS encoding oxidoreductase yields the protein MKKDLDYDIVIVGAGPAGATLARLLPDSYRVLLLDKKPLAEADWPMKCCGGLLSESAQKVMAEMNLNLPTEVLIQPQTFVLRVMDLNYPLERSYQKRYYNMDRGKFEQWLVSLVPDTVEKRGGYAVKDFHRCLQGVELVIKNRANGEEKRIRSRMVAAADGASSVFRHKLYKNCDDPRYVSIQEWYENTGGIDYYAAIVDEQVTDFYSWLIPKGNAVILGGAFRQDKTLGSPSDCFLRLKEGLMARGLLLGERLRREGCELLRPVNNRMMTGNRKIALLGEAAGFISPSSAEGFSYAFRSALGLAEAIKARGIENFAGQYAAACRPLRRNIWLRNVKAWGMYHPLTRRAALRSGFGALKG from the coding sequence ATGAAAAAAGACTTGGATTATGATATTGTCATTGTTGGAGCGGGGCCGGCCGGAGCGACCTTGGCCCGGCTGCTGCCGGATTCTTACCGGGTGCTGCTGCTGGATAAAAAGCCGCTGGCGGAGGCGGACTGGCCGATGAAATGCTGCGGCGGACTGTTGTCGGAAAGCGCCCAAAAGGTAATGGCCGAGATGAACTTAAACTTGCCGACGGAGGTGCTGATTCAGCCGCAGACCTTTGTGCTGCGGGTGATGGATTTAAATTATCCGCTGGAACGCAGCTATCAGAAGCGTTATTACAATATGGACCGGGGAAAGTTTGAACAATGGCTGGTCAGCCTGGTTCCGGATACCGTAGAAAAAAGAGGCGGCTATGCTGTTAAGGACTTTCACCGCTGCCTGCAAGGAGTTGAACTGGTTATAAAAAATCGGGCTAACGGTGAGGAGAAAAGAATCCGCAGCCGGATGGTAGCGGCGGCGGACGGGGCAAGTTCCGTTTTCCGTCATAAGCTCTATAAAAACTGTGATGATCCGCGCTATGTGTCGATTCAGGAATGGTATGAAAATACGGGCGGGATTGATTATTATGCGGCGATTGTTGACGAGCAGGTGACGGATTTTTATTCTTGGCTGATTCCCAAAGGGAATGCCGTGATTTTGGGCGGCGCGTTTCGGCAGGATAAAACGCTGGGGAGTCCCAGCGACTGCTTTTTACGGCTGAAAGAAGGCCTAATGGCCAGAGGGCTGTTGCTTGGAGAGAGGCTTCGCCGCGAGGGCTGTGAGCTGCTGCGGCCGGTTAATAACCGGATGATGACCGGAAACCGCAAGATTGCCCTATTGGGGGAAGCGGCCGGCTTTATCAGCCCCAGTTCGGCCGAGGGTTTCAGCTATGCCTTTCGCTCGGCTTTGGGCTTGGCGGAAGCCATTAAAGCGCGCGGTATAGAGAACTTTGCCGGACAATACGCTGCCGCCTGCCGGCCGCTGAGAAGGAATATTTGGCTTAGAAATGTTAAGGCTTGGGGAATGTATCATCCGCTGACCCGCAGGGCTGCGCTGCGCAGCGGCTTCGGGGCGCTGAAAGGATAA